One region of Fusarium oxysporum f. sp. lycopersici 4287 chromosome 14, whole genome shotgun sequence genomic DNA includes:
- a CDS encoding hypothetical protein (At least one base has a quality score < 10) — MAAQDAGLRNRYASFKTGSGTTAGPMTRIIFASGTTCHSTTRPQRLLTVPTHVSGELRIDISFICKEEPHGYSVVQQQGSRARQLAQRDRLLETQEAAGQPRAWKDVYDLMRCNGNLYQGSYCYVDEQRKHIGLNTSILTKMVEYAEQVDLTDLVIPKPIDRAVDDYTEWLCDQVEDEHWKAGFRSAGSITKADCLDLRHVYQDRDIGYYVNQGVKAGIARSFVQDIKMWADSL; from the exons ATGGCAGCACAGGATGCGGGGTTGCGGAATCGATACGCGTCCTTTAAGACTGGAAGCGGAACAACAGCCGGTCCGATGACAAGGATCATTTTTGCCTCAGGAACTACCTGCCATTCAACAACCCGGCCCCAGAGACTGCTTACTGTACCTACCCACGTCAGCGGGGAG CTCAGGATTGACATCTCGTTCATCTGCAAGGAGGAGCCTCACGGCTATAGTGTAGTGCAACAACAGGGTAGTCGCGCTCGGCAGCTCGCGCAGAGGGACCGGCTATTGGAAACACAAGAGGCTGCTGGCCAGCCCCGTGCCTGGAAAGACGTGTATGATCTCATGCGATGCAACGGAAACTTATACCAGGGCTCGTACTGCTACGTTGATGAGCAAAGAAAGCATATCGGATTAAACACGAGCATTTTGACCAAGATGGTTGAGTATGCTGAACAAG TAGACCTGACAGATCTGGTGATCCCGAAACCGATTGACAGGGCCGTAGATGATTATACCGAATGGCTCTGCGACCAGGTCGAAGATGAGCACTGGAAAGCAGGCTTTCGCAGCGCGGGTAGCATCACGAAGGCCGACTGTCTCGACTTGAGGCACGTCTATCAGGACCGGGACATTGGATATTATGTCAACCAAGGCGTCAAGGCTGGCATCGCCAGGTCGTTCGTCCAGGATATCAAGATGTGGGCTGACAGTCTGTGA